Part of the Nitrosopumilus piranensis genome is shown below.
CAACAGCAGCATCAATCAGTTTGAAAGCTTTGTTTAAATTACCGTCATGATTTGCTCCCGCTTCAGCAATAGTATAACAAGGATTATCATCACCAATCTTTGTTCCATCAATAGTTATTTCGGGCACACCACACATAAGATTGACAATTATTTAATTTTAGATCTTTGAAAATAATTTCATACAAATATTTTGAATGTACGTTTATGCATTAATGATAGAAAAACAGCTTCAGTTATTTCGGATAAAAGAAATGATATAGCCAAACCCATAGTTCCAAATTGGCCTCCAAGAACAATTATTCCTAGAATTAACACGCCCAAATGTAAGCCTGAGCCAATTATTACAATTTTACTCATTTCATTTCCTAAAAATCTTGAAGCGTTTAATCTAGAGATCATATGGGGAATTATAGCAAATGCCATAATTGAAACAAACATAATCGAGGTAGAAAACTCATCAAATAGCAGTGGTAAAATAATTGGTGCAAGAATTGAAACTAATACAGCAAATAATACAGATAAAATAATAGCACCAGTCTTTACTTTTCTAGTAGAAATTTTTTTGGCATCACGAGGTTGGACAAAGCTATGAATTACAATAGGAAAAATGTACATAAATGCAACAATTTGTCCTGCTAGTTCATAATTACCTAAAATTTCAAATCCATGAATAGGAGAAATAATTAATCTATCCATATACCCATAACCCACTCGAGTAATCCAGAGAGCATAATTGTTTAACATAAATTTGAATCTAGGTTTTATTAGAGAAAAATCAATTTTTGATTCTTTAAAACTAAAAATTATTCTAGGGATAAAAAACAAATTGGATAATCCAATTCCTAAAAGCAATCCAGAAATATCAAAAACATGATACAATCCTATAGATAAAACAACGAATGAAATTCTTTGAGTGAAAATATATTTTGAGTATGATTTGTATTGTTGTTTTGCTAAAAGTTCATTTGTTGCTAAATTTGAAATCGATAAAGATAGGATAAGTAAGCTTATTACAAAATCATTTAGAAAAATAAATGCAATCACAGATCCTATGAAACAAGAAAAAAGTGATATTATACCAATTACAGGGAAAATTTTAACCCCTTTTGGAATGTAAATTAAGATTATACTTCCTCCACCAAAAAAACATAATGCAAAAATTATGTTAGATATAGAATAGAGATAACTTAATTCACCATATTTTTCAGGGCCTAAAAGAGGTGCAATATAAAGAAAAAATAATCCACTTATCAGACTTGCAGAATAAATAGTAATTCCCAATAATCCTAAATTTTTAGATTCACGTATGATAGATTTCAAAGATTCCCATAAATTTGTCATAATCTAGATTAATTCAATAAGAATAATTACTTATGGATAAAAACTCTTGTTTACATTAAAAATAGAATTATTCTTTAGTAAATTTAGATAAGACGTATTGTAATTCATCATTAATTATTCTACCATAGCCACTAACATGTAATTTTAAAATTGAATTAAAATTTTTGAAAATAAATTTGATTCCAAATAGTTCAATACACCATTTTAGAAATGGGACAAACATAAAGAGTAATTCAAGTCTATCAATCTTATAGAGGTTTTTAAAAATTTCATAACTCCTTGCCGAAGAAGATTCTCCCAGAGCAGAACGGTGAAACAATATTTCATCAATCACATTTAGTTCACCAAATTTCAAAATAGCCAAAATAATTGAAAGATCCCATGGAAGATGATGAAAATATACAGATTGTTTTAAACAGTCTGTTCTAAAAATTGAATAGATCGCAGTAGATTCAGCTAGTTTCAGATATGTTGAAAAACGTTGTTCATAGTTTCCTCTAGCAGGAATTACAGGTAAAAATATTGGATCTTTTGCATATCGATTAGTAGAATTTCCAAAAAAATCAACTTTACTAATACTTCCAACAGTATTAGGATCAGATTCTAAAACTTGAATATTTTTTTCAATAAAAGAATCTTCCCAAAGATCATCATCTGCTGCCC
Proteins encoded:
- a CDS encoding glycosyltransferase family 2 protein: MLSIGLPVYNGEKSIEKSINSLLNQTFTDFELIISDNASNDNTEKICREYAKKDSRIKYYRQDKNIGPLKNFSYVLENATSQYFMWAADDDLWEDSFIEKNIQVLESDPNTVGSISKVDFFGNSTNRYAKDPIFLPVIPARGNYEQRFSTYLKLAESTAIYSIFRTDCLKQSVYFHHLPWDLSIILAILKFGELNVIDEILFHRSALGESSSARSYEIFKNLYKIDRLELLFMFVPFLKWCIELFGIKFIFKNFNSILKLHVSGYGRIINDELQYVLSKFTKE
- a CDS encoding lipopolysaccharide biosynthesis protein, translating into MTNLWESLKSIIRESKNLGLLGITIYSASLISGLFFLYIAPLLGPEKYGELSYLYSISNIIFALCFFGGGSIILIYIPKGVKIFPVIGIISLFSCFIGSVIAFIFLNDFVISLLILSLSISNLATNELLAKQQYKSYSKYIFTQRISFVVLSIGLYHVFDISGLLLGIGLSNLFFIPRIIFSFKESKIDFSLIKPRFKFMLNNYALWITRVGYGYMDRLIISPIHGFEILGNYELAGQIVAFMYIFPIVIHSFVQPRDAKKISTRKVKTGAIILSVLFAVLVSILAPIILPLLFDEFSTSIMFVSIMAFAIIPHMISRLNASRFLGNEMSKIVIIGSGLHLGVLILGIIVLGGQFGTMGLAISFLLSEITEAVFLSLMHKRTFKIFV